TTGATAATCGACTCGGCCTCGACTCTACTTCTATATTTTCCGTAAAACGCCCTATAACTCGAGAGGATATTcttggaaaaataaaatttgatttcGTCACACATTTTCGGGTCGGGTATGACCCATGACTTATGCTTCTTGTATGTCGCCTCGAATTCAGAATTAAAATTTCCAAACTTTTCTTGTATCTCAACCGTCGGATCCTCGGTTAGTGACGCCATCGTTCTACCCCAGCCCATCTTCTCGTAGTTTGCtaaatattgatttattttGGATCTATGTTTCAAGATCCAATCGGGCCCAATAAGGAGCCCGAGATTCGAGCTCCGGACCTTCGCAACGACGTAGTTTAGATTGTTTGCTAAGAACAAATATGATAAGGCCACGTCATGATAGTTCGCCGCCTTTCCGTCGACTTTGCAAAGCAGAATAAGAATCTGCCACGCGAGGCGGGTGGTGATCGCGGCGGCTGATGGGTCCTCCGCTGCCGAAGTTGGGCTGGAGAAATATGATTCCGGCAGCGGAGTCCGCGCCGCAGCTGAATGATCCCCGAGTATATCGGAAAGCGAGCCGCTGTAATCCCCTAAAAAAACGAGGAAATTCATGACGTAGCGAGTGAGAGGGTGGACGCCGCCGTTAACCGGCGGGTTTGAAGTGTCCTTTTTAATCGCCGCCTCGAATTGACTAAACATAACTCTTAGAGCCTCGGCGAGTTTCTCCGCTGCCATTTCCGCCTCGGACCTTACAGCAGCCAGAGACTCGTGGCCGAATATGGATTCGATCTCCGGCCATAAGCCGGAGATGGCCTCGGACATATCCAGCCCGCGAAACATTTTTTCCGGCGACAGAATCTTCTTGCTTCTGGCGAGATTATGTGGGAAGCTAAACAGATTTACCGCCGCGTCTCTCGAGATCTCGGCGAAACACGAAGCTGCGATGTTTTCGGACGAAGAGAAGATGAAGTCACATAGAATTCTCTCGCCGTAGAACAGGACTTTGACGGCGACTTTCACCGCGTGCAGCCAATTCCTGATATTGTGTTCCAAAACACTCCACTCCATCTTCTGAATC
The Primulina tabacum isolate GXHZ01 chromosome 9, ASM2559414v2, whole genome shotgun sequence DNA segment above includes these coding regions:
- the LOC142556502 gene encoding exocyst complex component EXO70H1-like translates to MKNFLFSRPSSHRSRDHHLQNNSGKTQHHSFSETIMEENLDVAEAVIKKWDVDSHKHDKFSSMFEDDKNEAKRFLEAVRNLQNAMHFYMKLSPTSESIIRAHNSMKTAIKRLEKEFYFILAANRKNLDTESVSGGSSLVSTRSSISDLGEVSEEEESIRSPHAPDIAMAELKSIADAMIGSGYGKECVNIYKIVRKSIIDESLYHLHVERFTSSQIQKMEWSVLEHNIRNWLHAVKVAVKVLFYGERILCDFIFSSSENIAASCFAEISRDAAVNLFSFPHNLARSKKILSPEKMFRGLDMSEAISGLWPEIESIFGHESLAAVRSEAEMAAEKLAEALRVMFSQFEAAIKKDTSNPPVNGGVHPLTRYVMNFLVFLGDYSGSLSDILGDHSAAARTPLPESYFSSPTSAAEDPSAAAITTRLAWQILILLCKVDGKAANYHDVALSYLFLANNLNYVVAKVRSSNLGLLIGPDWILKHRSKINQYLANYEKMGWGRTMASLTEDPTVEIQEKFGNFNSEFEATYKKHKSWVIPDPKMCDEIKFYFSKNILSSYRAFYGKYRSRVEAESIIKYAPEDLENFFSDMFPMNEPPRNSGPILYPTFSVSDPSLLLHGC